One window from the genome of Deinococcus sp. NW-56 encodes:
- the rpsB gene encoding 30S ribosomal protein S2, producing the protein MSYISMKQLLEAGVHFGHETKRWNPKFKRFIFAERNGIFIIDLQKTLKQIDRSFDYIKDLSERGGVILFVGTKKQAQEIVELEARRTGMPFVTSRWLGGMLTNFKTMRTRIDRLNELDDLFESGRINDRPKAERIQLGSERERLLRFVGGIRKMTRLPDAIFVVDPTKEVIAVQEANKLGIPVIALADTDSDPDVIDYIVPGNDDAIRSIQLITHRVGDLIVEARGGGEDVSGGRVEEGNADIDAAEQGEEGDTSQLTSTQGRAG; encoded by the coding sequence ATGTCGTACATCTCCATGAAGCAACTGCTCGAAGCGGGCGTGCACTTCGGGCACGAGACCAAGCGCTGGAACCCCAAGTTCAAGCGCTTCATCTTCGCCGAGCGCAACGGCATCTTCATCATCGACCTGCAAAAGACCCTCAAGCAGATCGACCGCTCCTTTGACTACATCAAGGACCTCTCCGAGCGCGGCGGCGTGATCCTCTTCGTCGGCACCAAGAAGCAGGCGCAGGAGATCGTGGAACTCGAAGCCCGCCGCACCGGAATGCCCTTTGTCACCAGCCGCTGGCTCGGCGGCATGCTGACCAACTTCAAGACGATGCGCACCCGCATCGACCGCCTGAACGAACTCGACGACCTGTTCGAGTCCGGGCGCATCAACGACCGCCCCAAGGCCGAGCGTATCCAGCTCGGTTCCGAGCGCGAGCGCCTGCTGCGCTTTGTGGGCGGCATCCGCAAGATGACCCGCCTGCCCGACGCGATCTTCGTGGTGGACCCCACCAAGGAAGTCATCGCCGTGCAGGAGGCCAACAAGCTCGGGATCCCCGTGATCGCGCTGGCCGACACCGACAGTGACCCCGATGTCATCGACTACATCGTGCCCGGCAACGACGACGCCATCCGCTCGATTCAGCTCATCACCCACCGCGTCGGTGACCTGATCGTGGAGGCCCGTGGCGGCGGCGAGGACGTGTCCGGCGGGCGCGTGGAAGAGGGCAACGCCGACATCGACGCGGCCGAGCAGGGCGAAGAGGGCGACACCAGCCAGCTCACCTCGACCCAGGGCCGCGCGGGCTGA